The genomic window GCCGTTTTTAGTGAAAAGCACAAAACAAGTGTTCAGGAAGTGGTAACACAGGTAAGAATAATGACAAAAAAATATATTATCGGGCTTTGTCTTCAGGTATTTATTGTCTCCATTCTCACTTCCGTTGTCCTTGCTGTTTTAGGTGTAAAATATGCGGTTCTTCTTGCTGTTCTTACGGGATTGCTCAATGTAATTCCTTATCTGGGAATTTGCATTTCGTTGGTAATTTCCTGTTTCATTGCATTTGCAACCGGTACACCATCTACCTGTATTTACGTAATCATTGGCTATGTTGCCGTACATATTATTGACGGAAATATTGTTTTGCCGTTTGTAGTGGGCTCAAAAGTTAAGATCAATGCCCTATTTTCATTTTTGGGAATTATTATCGGGGAGCATCTTTGGGGAATTGCCGGAATGTTTTTGTGCATTCCTGCCATCGCTATCATAAAAATAATTTTTGAACGAGTGGAAGGACTTCAACCTTGGGGAAAACTGCTCGGAGAAGAACAAAGACCACACAAAAAGAAGTATAAAATTTCGAAGAATATTACTCTGGAAGAAAAAGATTGACCTGTCATGAGTAATGGGCAATCGGTAATGAGTAATCAGCCGAACTCCT from Chryseobacterium camelliae includes these protein-coding regions:
- a CDS encoding AI-2E family transporter, whose amino-acid sequence is MNFLRLPFLIKFTLVIISLIGIGYILALGQSILAPFFLAFLMAMLFLPFATFLERKLRFPRSLSTMTSVFIMLIFLSGMIYFFGSQLSTFSKDIPHLRDQFISVFDNLQHWVSRTFNIKINDQLDYIDQGLNKLLSSSGLILGFTLSVFSTGFAFILFFVLFFIFILNYRRILNNFIVAVFSEKHKTSVQEVVTQVRIMTKKYIIGLCLQVFIVSILTSVVLAVLGVKYAVLLAVLTGLLNVIPYLGICISLVISCFIAFATGTPSTCIYVIIGYVAVHIIDGNIVLPFVVGSKVKINALFSFLGIIIGEHLWGIAGMFLCIPAIAIIKIIFERVEGLQPWGKLLGEEQRPHKKKYKISKNITLEEKD